Proteins encoded together in one bacterium window:
- a CDS encoding serine hydrolase has translation MPAKSADVRPPGSKKWVEQTLRRMSLREKLGQLFFYYLDTDFKPEGDPELQAIVRLVTQHQVGGLHLWRGEPYATAHLTNRLQALSKLPLLFTADLENGMARFRGTEFPTNMAIAATGNVDMAYEVGRHTAIEARALGIGLTFAPVVDINSNPENPIINVRAFGEEPETVARFAEAFLRGCRQEGLLTTAKHFPGHGDTRQDSHIELALIEADSARLEQLELVPFRRAIAAGVDFIMTAHVNVRGLNLNPYTPATLSSEILTKLLRERLQFDGVIITDAMHMWAITRSYTGAYATAAALNAGVDVILAQENIPELIADLERRVRAGEIAEARIEQSVRRILLAKTKIGLHQQRRVEPAAVAGLLQRPEALQAAEQAAAHSLTLLRNEGGVLPLAAGMRVVVVNLWDEPRGFNRTPFLRELERFVQPAAVVSLHPNSTAREVERARAAVRAAQIQVLPVYAAIGSWKGHIGLPQVMQPMVDSLLATGVPAAVISMGNPYVYSQVQHAAAYLVAYDDENRMSQAAARAVAGATAIAGRLPITIPGFFARGAGLTLAARGTKPLDESAALAPTLRMAFPEEAGMSKAGLDSVRALMQQAVRDSVFPGAVLLVARRGKIALHEAFGTLGYGAFYRPAPLHAIYDIASLTKVVGLTTACMLLYERGRLKLDEKVQTYLPEFTGKDKDKVTVRHLLTHCSGLVAFRLYYRDYRTPDAIVNTILREELEYPTGSKTVYSDLGAILLGKIVERLAGKPLDAFCREEIFAPLNMTDTFYNPPAALLPRIAPTEFDTWTEGRKGDFAHGIVHDENAWRLGGVSGHAGLFSSSRDLGVFLQMLLNGGSFGEAKLLQPETIALFTSRQEVVPGSSRALGWDTADGENSAGTLMSRKAYGHTGFTGTSLWTDPERGLIVVLLSNRVHPTRENRRILPFRAKLHDAVVRAITP, from the coding sequence GTGCCTGCAAAATCTGCAGACGTCAGGCCGCCGGGTTCGAAAAAATGGGTCGAGCAGACGCTGCGCCGGATGTCACTGCGCGAAAAACTCGGCCAGCTCTTCTTCTATTACCTGGACACGGATTTCAAACCGGAGGGTGATCCGGAGCTGCAGGCGATCGTACGGCTGGTCACACAGCACCAGGTCGGCGGCCTGCATCTGTGGCGCGGAGAACCGTATGCCACGGCGCACCTCACCAACCGGCTGCAAGCGCTCAGCAAGCTGCCGCTGCTGTTCACCGCTGATCTGGAGAACGGCATGGCGCGCTTTCGCGGCACCGAGTTTCCCACCAACATGGCGATTGCCGCCACCGGCAACGTGGACATGGCCTATGAGGTGGGCCGGCATACTGCCATCGAGGCGCGCGCCCTCGGCATCGGCCTCACCTTCGCACCGGTGGTGGACATCAACAGCAACCCCGAGAATCCCATCATCAATGTGCGCGCGTTTGGCGAGGAGCCGGAAACGGTTGCGCGCTTCGCCGAGGCTTTTCTGCGCGGCTGCCGGCAGGAAGGATTGTTGACCACCGCCAAGCACTTTCCCGGCCACGGCGACACCCGGCAGGATTCCCATATCGAGCTGGCATTGATCGAGGCCGACAGTGCGCGCCTGGAACAACTCGAGCTCGTGCCGTTTCGCCGCGCCATCGCGGCCGGCGTCGATTTTATCATGACGGCCCATGTCAACGTACGCGGCCTCAACCTGAATCCCTACACGCCGGCAACCCTCTCGTCTGAAATCCTCACCAAGCTGTTGCGCGAGCGGCTGCAATTCGACGGTGTGATCATCACTGATGCGATGCACATGTGGGCGATTACCAGAAGCTACACCGGGGCCTATGCCACTGCCGCGGCGCTCAACGCCGGCGTTGATGTGATCCTGGCGCAGGAGAATATTCCCGAGCTGATCGCAGACCTCGAGCGCCGCGTGCGCGCCGGTGAAATTGCCGAGGCGCGCATTGAGCAATCGGTGCGCCGCATTCTGCTGGCGAAAACCAAAATCGGGCTGCACCAACAGCGCCGGGTGGAACCCGCGGCCGTTGCCGGTTTGCTGCAGCGGCCGGAAGCCTTGCAGGCTGCGGAACAGGCCGCCGCGCACAGTCTCACGTTGCTGCGAAACGAAGGCGGCGTGCTGCCGCTCGCTGCCGGCATGCGCGTCGTGGTCGTGAATCTCTGGGATGAGCCGCGCGGCTTCAACCGCACGCCCTTTCTGCGCGAGCTGGAACGTTTCGTGCAACCGGCGGCGGTGGTGTCTCTGCATCCCAACAGCACGGCGCGCGAAGTGGAGCGCGCGCGCGCGGCCGTGCGCGCCGCGCAGATTCAGGTATTGCCGGTCTACGCGGCGATCGGTTCCTGGAAGGGGCACATTGGGTTGCCGCAAGTGATGCAGCCCATGGTCGATTCTCTGCTCGCCACCGGTGTGCCGGCCGCGGTGATCAGCATGGGCAATCCCTATGTCTATTCGCAAGTGCAGCATGCCGCCGCTTATCTCGTGGCCTATGACGACGAAAACCGGATGAGCCAGGCGGCGGCGCGTGCCGTGGCCGGCGCTACCGCGATTGCCGGCCGCCTGCCGATCACCATCCCGGGATTTTTTGCGCGTGGCGCCGGTCTCACACTCGCCGCGCGCGGCACCAAACCGCTTGACGAATCGGCCGCGCTCGCGCCTACGCTGCGCATGGCCTTTCCGGAGGAAGCCGGCATGAGCAAAGCAGGTCTCGATTCGGTGCGCGCGCTCATGCAGCAGGCAGTGCGCGACTCGGTTTTCCCCGGCGCGGTGCTGCTGGTGGCGCGCCGCGGCAAGATTGCGCTGCATGAAGCATTTGGCACGCTGGGCTACGGCGCGTTCTACCGGCCCGCGCCGCTGCATGCGATTTATGATATCGCCTCGCTCACCAAAGTCGTGGGCTTGACCACTGCCTGCATGCTGCTCTACGAGCGCGGCCGCCTCAAGCTCGACGAGAAAGTGCAAACCTACCTGCCCGAATTCACCGGCAAAGACAAGGACAAAGTCACGGTGCGCCATCTGCTCACGCATTGCTCGGGCTTGGTGGCGTTTCGCTTGTATTATCGCGACTACCGGACTCCCGATGCAATCGTCAACACCATCTTGCGGGAAGAACTCGAGTATCCGACCGGCAGCAAAACGGTTTATTCCGATTTGGGCGCCATTTTGTTGGGGAAAATTGTGGAGCGTCTCGCCGGCAAGCCGCTCGACGCATTTTGCCGCGAGGAAATCTTCGCGCCGCTGAACATGACCGACACCTTCTACAATCCGCCCGCTGCGCTGCTGCCGCGCATTGCGCCGACGGAATTCGATACCTGGACCGAAGGCCGCAAGGGAGATTTCGCGCACGGCATTGTGCATGATGAAAACGCCTGGCGCCTGGGCGGGGTCTCCGGCCATGCCGGCCTGTTCAGCAGCAGCCGCGATCTCGGCGTGTTCCTGCAAATGCTGTTGAATGGCGGCAGCTTCGGCGAGGCCAAACTGCTGCAACCGGAGACGATTGCGCTGTTCACTTCCCGCCAGGAAGTGGTGCCGGGCAGCAGCCGCGCGCTGGGCTGGGATACTGCCGACGGCGAAAACTCCGCCGGCACTTTGATGAGCCGCAAAGCCTACGGCCACACCGGTTTCACCGGCACCTCGCTGTGGACCGATCCTGAGCGCGGCTTGATCGTGGTGCTGCTCAGCAATCGCGTGCATCCCACGCGCGAGAATCGCCGCATTCTGCCGTTTCGCGCCAAGCTGCATGATGCCGTGGTGCGTGCGATCACACCGTGA
- a CDS encoding DUF2752 domain-containing protein, whose amino-acid sequence MRHAPAQSLWPQAGLGMLLLLLAFFGWLAARVAAPLAAAVPPCLLHRLTHIPCPTCGSTRALLALGRGEIATALALNPLLVLLGFGLILGAAVLVAATGAGRDLSRIWQSQDAGRWRRLGIAAIVLNWIYLLARTSIQ is encoded by the coding sequence ATGCGCCACGCACCCGCACAATCGCTCTGGCCGCAAGCCGGCCTCGGCATGCTTCTGCTCCTGCTCGCCTTTTTCGGCTGGCTGGCCGCACGCGTGGCCGCGCCGCTCGCCGCCGCGGTGCCGCCCTGCCTGTTGCACCGCCTGACGCACATTCCCTGCCCAACCTGCGGCAGCACCCGCGCGCTGCTCGCCCTCGGCCGCGGAGAAATTGCCACGGCCTTGGCGTTGAACCCGCTGCTGGTGCTGCTTGGTTTCGGTTTGATTCTCGGCGCAGCCGTGCTGGTGGCGGCGACGGGCGCCGGCCGTGACCTGAGCCGGATTTGGCAATCGCAAGACGCCGGGCGCTGGCGCCGCCTCGGCATCGCCGCAATTGTTTTGAATTGGATCTATCTGCTCGCGCGGACGAGCATTCAGTAA
- a CDS encoding tetratricopeptide repeat protein, with translation MKKSWLGLMKWSALLLIIPGMILAQSMEKTSAKLYIQQKEWDKAIEWLQKALEKNGADAQTHFLLGQVYAEKGRLLDMAREFEESKKLDTKNKMKKEKKQMEDMVRHFSAKSYNEGVEAYKQQNFGKAAEKFLLATQLDPNYVDAHRNLSVAYQLVEQEILKEDPCADCGTATYTWDAHVFKCLDSATGQAGKLCCCSQEALPDLRSRVVATLETVVKLQPDSTIHLLVLADYYNSHDDHAHSAALFEQALQKEPTNPKILARLADTYNIMGKTEEAFKTYDQALVADPNNKDLLYNYGQLYLTRNDYAHAVQQFQRLVTLQSDDFGANFYLGVSYLKIAEEADKRARELQDEASAKKKKPNTAVIDSLKAVEKDHSTKAVPYLERATQLEGGNQPAVWTNLGIAYTRSGTTDKAKEAFDKAEALEKNN, from the coding sequence ATGAAGAAAAGTTGGCTTGGCTTGATGAAGTGGAGCGCTTTGTTGCTGATCATACCGGGCATGATACTCGCCCAAAGCATGGAGAAGACCTCGGCAAAGCTCTACATTCAGCAGAAGGAGTGGGACAAAGCGATTGAATGGCTGCAGAAAGCGCTGGAGAAGAATGGGGCCGATGCCCAGACGCACTTTCTGCTCGGCCAGGTTTATGCGGAAAAAGGCCGCTTGCTGGACATGGCGCGGGAGTTCGAGGAGAGCAAAAAGCTCGACACCAAGAACAAGATGAAAAAAGAAAAGAAGCAAATGGAGGACATGGTCCGCCATTTCTCCGCCAAGAGCTACAACGAAGGCGTCGAAGCTTACAAACAGCAAAACTTCGGCAAAGCAGCGGAGAAATTCCTGCTGGCCACCCAGCTCGATCCGAACTACGTCGATGCCCACCGCAACTTGTCGGTGGCCTACCAACTGGTGGAGCAGGAAATCCTGAAAGAAGACCCCTGCGCGGATTGCGGTACCGCCACCTACACCTGGGATGCGCATGTCTTCAAATGCCTCGACAGCGCCACCGGCCAAGCCGGAAAGCTGTGTTGCTGCAGCCAGGAGGCGCTGCCGGATCTGCGCAGCCGCGTCGTCGCCACTTTGGAAACCGTGGTGAAGCTGCAGCCGGATTCAACCATCCACTTGCTGGTGCTGGCGGACTACTACAACTCCCATGATGATCATGCCCACAGCGCCGCTTTGTTCGAGCAGGCCCTGCAGAAGGAGCCGACCAATCCCAAAATTCTGGCGCGCCTAGCCGACACCTACAATATCATGGGCAAGACCGAAGAAGCGTTCAAGACCTACGATCAGGCGCTGGTGGCCGATCCCAACAACAAAGATCTGCTTTACAACTACGGCCAGCTCTACCTGACGCGCAATGATTACGCCCATGCCGTCCAGCAATTCCAGCGGCTGGTGACACTGCAGAGCGATGATTTCGGCGCCAATTTCTATCTCGGCGTGTCCTACTTGAAAATTGCCGAAGAGGCCGACAAGCGCGCACGTGAACTGCAGGATGAAGCCTCCGCCAAGAAGAAGAAACCCAACACGGCGGTCATTGATTCGCTGAAGGCCGTGGAGAAGGATCATTCCACCAAAGCGGTGCCCTACCTGGAGCGCGCCACCCAACTCGAAGGCGGCAATCAACCGGCCGTGTGGACCAACCTGGGCATCGCTTACACCCGCTCGGGCACGACCGACAAAGCCAAGGAAGCATTCGACAAGGCCGAAGCGCTCGAGAAGAACAACTGA
- a CDS encoding VanZ family protein, with protein MPRLIPPQLARRLFVLVTLVVCYLTAVPFHFDPSHPGVARRWARAELVPFHNAQGRRMSGSDTLGNLLLFLPVGFCLHGWRLAAGRDRRPRLLSTVIACSLGSFAIESMQLLLADRFTSVNDVMNNTFGAALGAALALRFYAPFANALQTVWRSLRQRPGVLACLGLGLSFLLWRLAPFNFTPRLDNVWNNWLHWLHSVRHLSRLDETWRTLDLREYWPLAGAENLLFGIVLGGMVHWCVRWYWPANPHRKWVTPLAAAGLLILLNGFALLAKTNPPDVLPDLACVLGMFLGSRIFRTAPPHTAAAVRRLQWWYVVFFLLVLGRPDFGELTLAHNGTTAPGLLAELAASVQPRHLFRPDAHPLRLFVKFFLAFLPIAFLLARGTRARWRISLARRIVGGVLLSAGLGLGLQLFRHSVVGVNADLPAVVALIAGAVAGILLEDWWEQQASRRSEAEVRGGFPAPGSS; from the coding sequence ATGCCCAGGCTGATTCCCCCGCAGTTGGCGCGCCGGCTCTTTGTGCTGGTCACGCTGGTTGTCTGCTATCTCACCGCTGTCCCCTTTCACTTTGACCCTTCACACCCGGGCGTGGCCCGGCGGTGGGCGCGCGCTGAGTTGGTGCCCTTTCACAATGCCCAAGGCCGGCGCATGTCCGGCTCTGACACGCTTGGCAATCTGCTCTTGTTCTTGCCGGTCGGCTTCTGTTTGCATGGCTGGCGCCTCGCCGCTGGGCGTGACCGTCGGCCGCGTCTGTTGAGCACTGTCATTGCCTGTTCGCTCGGCAGCTTTGCCATCGAAAGCATGCAGCTTCTCCTCGCCGATCGTTTCACTTCAGTGAACGATGTCATGAACAACACCTTCGGCGCTGCCCTGGGCGCCGCGCTGGCGCTGCGCTTCTATGCGCCATTTGCCAATGCGCTGCAAACCGTCTGGCGCTCTCTGCGACAACGGCCGGGCGTGCTGGCTTGCCTGGGACTCGGCCTCAGTTTTCTGCTCTGGCGTCTCGCACCGTTCAATTTTACCCCGCGCCTCGACAACGTTTGGAACAACTGGCTGCACTGGCTTCATTCCGTGCGCCATCTCAGCCGTCTGGATGAAACCTGGCGCACGCTCGATTTGCGCGAGTACTGGCCGCTGGCCGGCGCAGAGAATCTTCTTTTTGGAATTGTTTTGGGCGGAATGGTGCATTGGTGCGTGCGCTGGTACTGGCCGGCGAATCCGCACCGCAAATGGGTGACGCCTCTTGCTGCGGCCGGCTTGTTGATCCTGCTCAATGGCTTTGCTTTGCTGGCGAAAACCAATCCACCTGATGTCCTGCCTGATTTGGCCTGCGTCCTCGGCATGTTCCTCGGCAGCCGGATTTTCCGGACGGCGCCGCCGCACACTGCTGCGGCCGTCCGCCGCTTGCAATGGTGGTATGTGGTTTTCTTTCTCCTCGTGCTTGGCCGGCCGGATTTCGGCGAGCTGACCCTCGCGCACAACGGCACGACAGCGCCCGGCTTGCTGGCGGAACTGGCAGCTTCGGTTCAGCCGCGCCATCTCTTCCGGCCGGACGCGCATCCGCTGCGCTTGTTCGTCAAATTCTTTCTGGCTTTTCTTCCCATTGCGTTTCTGCTGGCGCGCGGGACGCGTGCGCGGTGGAGAATTTCACTCGCGCGCCGAATCGTGGGCGGAGTTCTGCTCAGCGCCGGCCTGGGCCTGGGGCTGCAGCTTTTTCGTCATTCTGTAGTGGGAGTCAATGCGGATTTGCCTGCGGTGGTCGCATTGATCGCAGGCGCAGTAGCGGGAATTCTGCTGGAGGATTGGTGGGAACAACAAGCCTCGCGCCGGTCCGAGGCCGAAGTGAGAGGCGGTTTCCCGGCGCCCGGCTCGTCCTGA
- a CDS encoding enoyl-CoA hydratase/isomerase family protein codes for MEAYTLEQRAGLGILRLHAGGANALNERVLQALKTGLRQAEALKLNGLVLTGYERFFCAGLDLIANYELNRNQMSRFLEDFDVVFSHLFSFPRPVIAAINGSAAAGGCVLALACDYRVMAAGAGVIGLNEIRLGLPLPAVALEIARCSLPPDKATYVLYSGRLFSPEEAVPAGLVHEVTPPESLLQTAITRLHEFADHPGEACAPIKTSLRSAALAQMTRNAGSMREAFLEAWFSQAARNAVGNVRRQLLEKKRV; via the coding sequence ATGGAAGCATACACTCTGGAGCAACGCGCAGGCCTCGGGATATTACGGCTGCATGCCGGCGGTGCCAATGCCCTCAATGAACGCGTGTTGCAAGCGTTGAAAACCGGCTTACGCCAGGCGGAGGCACTCAAGCTCAACGGCCTGGTGCTCACCGGTTACGAGCGTTTTTTCTGCGCCGGCCTGGACCTGATTGCCAACTATGAGCTGAACCGCAACCAGATGAGCCGCTTTCTGGAAGATTTCGACGTGGTCTTCAGCCACCTGTTCAGCTTTCCCCGGCCGGTGATTGCCGCCATCAACGGCTCCGCGGCCGCGGGCGGTTGCGTGCTGGCCCTGGCCTGCGATTATCGCGTCATGGCGGCGGGCGCCGGCGTGATCGGGCTGAATGAAATCCGCCTGGGGCTGCCGCTGCCGGCCGTGGCGCTGGAGATTGCGCGCTGCAGTCTGCCGCCGGACAAGGCGACGTATGTGTTGTACAGCGGCAGATTGTTCTCGCCGGAGGAAGCCGTGCCTGCCGGCCTGGTGCATGAAGTGACGCCACCGGAGAGCCTGCTGCAAACTGCGATCACACGGTTGCATGAGTTTGCCGATCACCCCGGCGAAGCCTGCGCCCCGATCAAGACCTCGCTGCGCAGCGCAGCCCTGGCACAGATGACCAGGAATGCCGGCTCGATGCGCGAGGCTTTTCTGGAGGCCTGGTTCAGCCAGGCCGCGCGCAACGCCGTGGGCAATGTGCGTCGGCAATTGCTCGAGAAAAAGCGCGTCTGA
- a CDS encoding CehA/McbA family metallohydrolase has product MRDRHRSRISLLSVARQFSTSALTLKSTRFFIFPLLLLTGFYFLETPSPLPEPALRVPVTSAALAEYPDLAFDAGGTLWVAYQQMQDQEESIRVRAYRNGAWADSLLLDRARLACKPRLAAAPDGTLWVSWARAEAGGLVLVVTPIVNGQPGPQEIIADGPSANWQHDVVCDQAGRLWLAWEHMNRDTAQVRFSVRENGRWSPPRPVFAAAHRQMRPALAVGQKGEIWCAWDGYLGNYNYDIFLRRLDRASPVWNLTNSATLEQCPALSVGAGNRLWLAWQSNADATGKPDIPRWLALRQWDGKTLRAPAAAMPDRNLLATGMLQSWESPELLASRRGALWLFGRPSQEFSAQAFLGDRWSRRQDFALPGWGGRGEFVRAAEAQDGTIWTVRRDIALIELCAFPALAEAAAKPKLQIAPEQPAPASPAAAVAAAKWQMTAEAREFLIAPAEQKLVFGDLHQHSNLSDGMGTVDDCYTRSRDFYGWDFAALTDHEWFVRNRILPSEWEYIARITAGFHAPPDFVTLHAYEWTAARWPNGPGHKNVYFPDEAQPILSVADSSANLTPKLFARLRETGAMAVPHHIGWTGVDWQHHDPQTQPNVEIVSVHGAFEYLGNEPITHRGGIPGMFMQDGLARGLRFGVLGASDGHGLIWHHGIGRKRDPWVQGLAGVWIEGELTRESLFAALQARRVYATSGVRILLHFSADGHAQGSEYESAAPPRLAVRVAGTAKIRYVYLLRDNQVIHQHGGDFGVGDMVRFEFKDEQAAAGTHWYYVRVVQEDGEMAWSSPIWITRKE; this is encoded by the coding sequence ATGAGGGATCGTCACCGCAGCAGAATTTCACTACTGTCTGTTGCGCGGCAATTCTCAACTTCTGCTCTCACTTTGAAATCCACGCGGTTCTTCATTTTTCCGTTGCTGTTGCTCACCGGATTCTACTTTCTCGAAACACCCTCACCGTTGCCCGAACCGGCGTTACGCGTGCCGGTGACCAGCGCTGCGCTCGCCGAATATCCTGATCTCGCTTTTGACGCCGGCGGCACGCTGTGGGTCGCCTATCAACAAATGCAGGACCAGGAAGAGAGCATCCGCGTGCGCGCCTATCGCAACGGCGCGTGGGCCGATTCGCTGCTGCTGGATCGCGCCCGCCTCGCCTGCAAGCCGCGCCTCGCGGCCGCGCCCGACGGCACGCTGTGGGTCAGTTGGGCGCGCGCAGAAGCCGGCGGACTCGTGCTCGTCGTGACGCCCATTGTCAACGGCCAGCCCGGCCCGCAGGAAATCATTGCGGACGGACCCTCCGCCAATTGGCAGCACGACGTGGTGTGTGATCAGGCGGGACGCTTGTGGCTGGCATGGGAACACATGAATCGCGATACCGCGCAAGTGCGATTCAGTGTGCGGGAAAATGGCCGCTGGTCGCCGCCGCGACCGGTGTTTGCCGCCGCGCACCGGCAAATGCGGCCGGCCTTGGCGGTCGGCCAGAAAGGCGAGATTTGGTGCGCGTGGGATGGTTATCTCGGCAACTACAACTACGACATCTTTCTGCGAAGACTGGATCGCGCCTCGCCAGTTTGGAATCTCACGAACTCCGCCACGCTGGAGCAATGCCCGGCGTTGAGTGTGGGCGCCGGCAATCGTCTGTGGCTCGCCTGGCAGAGTAATGCGGATGCCACCGGCAAGCCGGACATTCCGCGCTGGCTGGCGCTGCGGCAATGGGATGGCAAGACGCTGCGCGCACCGGCTGCTGCCATGCCCGATCGCAATCTTCTCGCCACCGGCATGCTGCAAAGCTGGGAGTCTCCCGAGCTGCTGGCAAGCCGGCGCGGCGCGTTGTGGCTCTTCGGCCGTCCCAGTCAGGAATTCAGCGCACAAGCTTTTCTCGGTGACCGCTGGAGCCGCCGCCAGGACTTTGCACTGCCCGGTTGGGGCGGCCGCGGCGAATTCGTGCGCGCCGCGGAAGCGCAAGACGGCACGATTTGGACCGTGCGCCGCGACATTGCGCTGATCGAGCTTTGCGCCTTTCCCGCGCTTGCCGAGGCAGCGGCCAAACCGAAGCTGCAAATTGCGCCGGAGCAGCCCGCGCCGGCCTCGCCGGCTGCGGCCGTGGCGGCCGCGAAATGGCAAATGACAGCGGAAGCCCGCGAATTTCTCATTGCCCCTGCCGAGCAGAAGTTGGTGTTTGGCGATTTGCATCAACACTCCAATCTCTCCGACGGCATGGGCACGGTGGATGATTGCTACACCCGCAGCCGCGACTTCTACGGATGGGATTTTGCCGCGCTCACCGATCACGAATGGTTCGTGCGCAATCGCATTCTGCCTTCGGAATGGGAGTATATTGCCCGCATCACCGCCGGTTTCCACGCGCCGCCGGATTTCGTGACGCTGCACGCGTATGAATGGACCGCGGCGCGCTGGCCCAATGGGCCCGGCCACAAGAACGTTTACTTCCCCGATGAGGCGCAGCCGATCCTCAGCGTGGCGGACTCCAGCGCCAATCTCACTCCCAAACTGTTTGCCCGGCTGCGAGAAACCGGCGCAATGGCGGTGCCGCATCACATCGGTTGGACTGGGGTTGATTGGCAGCATCATGATCCGCAAACGCAGCCCAACGTGGAAATCGTGTCGGTACACGGCGCTTTCGAATATCTCGGGAATGAGCCGATTACCCATCGCGGCGGCATTCCCGGCATGTTCATGCAAGACGGCCTGGCGCGCGGGCTGCGCTTCGGCGTGTTGGGCGCCTCCGATGGTCACGGACTGATCTGGCATCACGGCATCGGCCGCAAGCGTGACCCCTGGGTGCAAGGGCTGGCCGGCGTGTGGATCGAAGGCGAGTTGACACGCGAATCTCTCTTCGCCGCCTTGCAGGCGCGGCGGGTCTATGCCACCAGCGGCGTGCGCATTCTGCTGCACTTCAGCGCGGACGGCCACGCCCAGGGCAGCGAGTACGAGAGCGCGGCGCCGCCCCGCCTCGCCGTGCGCGTTGCCGGCACCGCCAAAATTCGCTACGTCTATCTCCTGCGCGACAATCAGGTGATTCACCAGCACGGCGGTGACTTTGGCGTGGGTGATATGGTGCGGTTCGAATTCAAAGACGAGCAGGCAGCCGCCGGCACGCATTGGTATTATGTGCGGGTGGTGCAAGAAGACGGCGAGATGGCGTGGTCAAGTCCGATTTGGATAACCCGGAAGGAGTAA
- a CDS encoding response regulator yields MKTILVVEDEKNLRLLYSQELKALGYHVITAADGQSAREQTRNCKVDLAIVDIKLNGENGLDVLRDLMEENRELKVILNSAYSTYMSDFTSWSADAYLVKSSDLSQLKKKVRELTAQENSLYLV; encoded by the coding sequence ATGAAGACGATTCTGGTGGTCGAGGACGAGAAGAATTTGCGCCTGCTTTATTCCCAGGAATTGAAGGCTTTGGGATATCATGTGATCACTGCCGCCGACGGCCAGTCGGCGCGCGAACAAACGCGCAACTGCAAAGTTGACCTTGCCATTGTTGACATCAAACTCAATGGCGAAAACGGCCTCGACGTGCTGCGCGATCTGATGGAAGAGAATCGCGAGCTGAAAGTGATCTTGAATTCGGCCTACTCGACTTACATGAGCGATTTCACCAGTTGGTCGGCGGACGCCTATTTGGTCAAATCCTCGGATTTGAGCCAGCTCAAGAAGAAAGTACGGGAGCTTACCGCACAGGAAAACAGCCTCTATCTCGTTTGA
- a CDS encoding YIP1 family protein, translating to MSVCPRCQREITTHEAKFCPYCGAAIADEGLFEFNAGSAPPATAAETPYRPAGAAEPAPPPPPPFASREPIEWEDRSRTGFLRGLSQTWSDASLRPTDFFRRAPKTGNLSSALLFALIVWMTSGLISLFWQSQIMQSFPMLEQFERELGVELGRGQYGFYVLILPLWMTLVIFFAAAVFHICLLLVGSGQGGWEATFRALCYSFGPQLLAVLPVCGGLVALGWQLGIVLIGWREFHQSAMPRVALAAMLPVILCCGLVSYALFRFADILSRFNLPQ from the coding sequence ATGTCCGTTTGTCCACGATGCCAGCGAGAAATTACCACTCATGAGGCCAAGTTCTGCCCCTATTGTGGCGCGGCCATCGCCGATGAGGGCCTGTTTGAATTCAATGCCGGGTCCGCCCCGCCGGCTACGGCAGCAGAAACACCGTACCGGCCTGCCGGTGCCGCAGAGCCGGCGCCACCACCACCGCCGCCTTTCGCCTCCAGGGAGCCTATCGAGTGGGAGGATCGCAGCCGCACCGGCTTTTTGCGCGGGTTGAGTCAAACTTGGAGCGACGCTTCCTTGCGGCCGACGGATTTTTTTCGCCGCGCGCCCAAAACCGGCAACCTCAGCTCGGCGCTGCTGTTCGCGCTCATCGTTTGGATGACTTCCGGGTTGATTTCGCTGTTTTGGCAGAGCCAGATCATGCAGTCTTTTCCCATGCTCGAGCAGTTCGAACGCGAGCTCGGCGTGGAGTTGGGCCGCGGGCAATACGGCTTCTATGTCTTGATCCTGCCGCTGTGGATGACGCTCGTCATCTTTTTCGCGGCCGCGGTTTTCCACATCTGCCTGCTGCTGGTGGGCAGCGGCCAAGGCGGCTGGGAGGCGACTTTCCGTGCGCTGTGCTACAGCTTCGGGCCGCAATTACTGGCCGTGCTGCCGGTGTGCGGCGGCTTGGTCGCGCTGGGCTGGCAACTCGGCATCGTGCTCATCGGCTGGCGGGAGTTTCATCAAAGCGCCATGCCGCGTGTGGCGCTGGCCGCCATGCTGCCGGTGATCTTGTGCTGCGGGCTGGTCTCGTACGCCTTGTTCCGGTTCGCGGATATCCTTTCCCGCTTCAACTTGCCGCAGTGA